Genomic DNA from Schistosoma haematobium chromosome 1, whole genome shotgun sequence:
GTCTAACTACTGTCACCTCTCAGTTTAAACCATGAAAACGCCTAATTTATAACAAACTGACATTAAATCTGCTCAAGCTATATGTGGGAATGCCTACACTATGTATTTTAACTGATTACTAACCTTGATCTAATTTATACTACCTTGTGATCAATCTTCAGGGTCCTATCACAAATGACAGACTTAGTTATCACCTGTTGACTGGTAAAACTTTGAGAAATATCAACGttctctttttgttgttgttgttgattattattattattttatttatttgaacacataaatattggtacaaggaagcaccaaacaGATActcgccacacaagtcacttgctttgtgtgtgggctgtgatactgcttgggtgcccagaccgaaacacgTATTTTCCTTAGGGGACCACGCTCTGAACATTCGACCTGagggtttaatccacaaggtagtggaacaacgtcatgagatgcagtcccatggtagccgatgaccaacgataagttcatacaccatttgtctCCCTTAGGATTTTGGAGCtcgtgtgcaccattggtttggaatcagggttttacaactccCTCAGGTGCGTCCTTCGTATCCACCATCCTGGTTGAAGCaccggacactcgcttttcgtcctctcaattttgtaaacaacatccccaTCACAAGAAGGTGTTGACtaagacttccctgtcagtggttgtatacgcttGGCCGTGTGAAAGCCTTGAAAGGTGGGCGTACCAGTTATCTCATTAACTCATGAGTTGAAAATCTATTATTTCTTTTCCAACTGTTTCATAGATggatttttttcaatttattgttttatcagGTGAAGGATTTTTTGGACAAGTTTTCAAAATGCGTTTGAAATCAACAAAAGAATCATTTGCAGTTAAAAAAATACCATTTTGCAATTTGGATCCACGTAATCCAGATATGATAGCAGATTTGGAAATAGGGAAATTGCATCCACATCCATTTTTATTACGATCTTATTGTGCTTTCACTCATGTAGATTCTGTTTGGATTTTATTAGAACTTATGGATATCTCGTTAGATGTACTTCTAAATAAAGTAAGCCTTCAATTTAAACGTAATGTTGTGCAATCAGTTATTCTAAGTAGTATGTAAAAGATTAGTGTGTAGAGGCTGCTAAATGTTTCATAAACAAAGTTACCTTTTATATTAACAAGCGTCTAATCTTATTGGCAGTTCGTGTGAAGCAACCAGGTAAAACATTTTTTAATGATATGAATACTACTCTTTATCGGGAGTGAACTAAACTGTTTGTTTTAAAGTGTTAACTAGTTTATCGAAaggatatttaataaatattcaactAACATTTTACTACTATTCAATGTGTTACTTACAGAACGCGGTAAACTGTAATCCTTCCCATCTAGTTCATTCTACGTGTTTTAATGCAATTGTTTTGAAGACTGTAAAATGTCGCTGGCTATAAGAAATTATAAGTATTCAGATGATGTGTCAAAAATGTCCTAAAAAATATCTTGTGTGATGATTTTTTTTCAGTCATCATAAGAGCTTCTACAGTTTGAGATACTAACCTTTTTGGCAAAGTATATAAATAGAACTGGTCTTAATTTTCTAACGAAAATTGTATGGTACGTAAAAGTGGTATTTGAAATAACCTTAGGGATTTAAATTGAAATCATTCCAAAGTTTCTCTCGGATATCTGATCTGAGCATTTTTCACTAAATTTCACCGAACATTTTCAATAACAATGGTATATAAATACACTTACAACGTTATACGTTTCGAATTTTCAACATATTTTACATCAAATAACTCATTCATACTATACACCAACATGACAAAACAACGGTTTAGTATAGATTTCCTCTCATACTTTATTtacatttgataattttgattattaccatAAAGAATCTCGGATCAGTTTACTCGGTAAAACGTTGAGATTACGTAAATTTTTAGTCAGTAATATAATTTCGTCTAGATACTTAATTCTTAATTTCTGTTAAGCTGATTGTCTAAATTTAGATGAATGTTCATATAAGCTTGCATCTTAATAATTAAGTTGTTCTTATGCTAAATTGTTGGAGGCATTCGATAGGAATTCTTAATCTTTAGTcgcaatatatatgtatattaatacGAAATCTCatgaaattttaaattaataaatgttatCAACGAGACAAATTTTATGCATAGTTCAATCAGTGTAAAATGAAAGCTAATTAGTCAATTATTCTGGTTATATAATGATAAATCCTTTTTCAAGCGAATCAATAAAAGTATTTGTTACACCAATAGATTCATAATGTTATATGATCACTGTTATTCTATGTATTCtcattttgattttaaattattttacagGTAAAGGCACTCAATGAATACATTCCTGAAAATGTTTTGAAGCATATAACATTTTCAATTGTTTCAGCATTATATTATTTACGATTCGATATGAATATGATTCATCGTGATATAAAACCGGCTAACATGTTAGCTAACAAAAGTGGAGAAATAAAAGTAagataataatcaatcaattgattGATGTACATGCGACCATTTTGTAATTCTTTTTCTTCTACTTCGTGTTACATAGACTTAGATTATGTGTTTGTATACCATATCAAAACAAGATGAGATTGTAATGCTAGTGAAACAATATTCTGTAGTAATTATAAGTAATAAGATGGTGAGATAAATTCACTTAAATTGTTTAAAGTTTCTCATATCTGATTATTAGATATTTCGAAGGTGTTCTCTTGATGGGATGTATTGTAAGTCAACGATTTCCCATCTAGCACAGATTATTAACAATGATGATGCTTGCCAGTATTTCTATGTTCTCATCTTATTCAGTTAATATTGTGATAAGAGATAATAAGTAGGCCACATATTATGTATTTCGATCACTTCAGTTTATAGAAAAGGAACAACTTAGTGGTAACTGGCCTATATGGAGTAAGACCATCCTCTTACTCAACAAAAGAGATTTCGTACATTGTAGATCACTTAAAAAATAAGGGAAGAACATCTTGTTATATAATTGCTTCGGTTAACAATAAAGTGGAATGCTCTCCTCCATCTACAGTATACTATACTATTACAGAGACTTAAGAACACAGCCAATTTATCTAGCTATCGGTGTTATCATTATTAAACTTTCTTAATTACAGTGGTTTTGGAACTGAATCAAAGGCTGAGGCTTATTCTAGATGTGCTGATCAAATATGCTTATCACCCTTCTCAAAACTAAGAATCATATGATAATTCGGAACAACTGTATCATCTAAGGCATCTATTTCACatttgtaagcaaactgattTAGATTACTAGGCTCCTTCAAT
This window encodes:
- the MAP2K6_1 gene encoding Dual specificity mitogen-activated protein kinase kinase 6, variant 2 (EggNog:ENOG41KOG0984~COG:T) yields the protein MDFFQFIVLSGEGFFGQVFKMRLKSTKESFAVKKIPFCNLDPRNPDMIADLEIGKLHPHPFLLRSYCAFTHVDSVWILLELMDISLDVLLNKVKALNEYIPENVLKHITFSIVSALYYLRFDMNMIHRDIKPANMLANKSGEIKLGDFGTAVTLSNCEILTDVGSWRYLAPERA